In Carettochelys insculpta isolate YL-2023 chromosome 11, ASM3395843v1, whole genome shotgun sequence, a genomic segment contains:
- the BRMS1 gene encoding breast cancer metastasis-suppressor 1, with protein sequence MPVQPAPKEAEEMEGDGESAPELNGEEEESEEERSASPSESEEESSEMDEEDCERRRSECLDEMCDLEKQFSELKEKLFKERLNQVKAKLEDVAAGRAAEYLDPLGVLQNNMKIRIEVAGIYKGLCLEVVRNKHECELQGARQHLESEKLLLYDNMQSELLERIQRLEDDRQSIDITSEWWDDKLRPKNSLKKWDPFRPAKRKKAPLVSGPYIVYMLRDIDILEDWTAIKKAKAAVSPQKRKSDVLVKVEKPGAQFSARCEDGRLHYEGEIYSKGQSVVLEVGDEAPAQAVITAVSTGEVWLRREDGTKTKIYVSQLQKGKYSVRKA encoded by the exons ATGCCGGTGCAGCCTGCACCCAAGGAGGCCGAGGAgatggagggggatggggaatcGGCACCTGAGCTGAACGGTGAAGAGGAGGAGAGCGAGGAGGAGCGTAGCGCCAGCCCCTCTGAGTCAGAGGAAGAAAGCTCAG AGATGGATGAGGAAGACTGCGAGCGGCGCCGCAGCGAGTGCCTGGATGAGATGTGTGACCTGGAGAAGCAGTTCTCGGAGCTCAAGGAAAA GCTGTTCAAGGAGCGGCTGAACCAGGTGAAGGCCAAACTGGAGGACGTGGCCGCGGGGCGGGCGGCAGAGTACCTCGATCCCCTGGGGGTCCTGCAGAACAACATGAAGATCCGCATCGAGGTGGCTG GCATCTACAAAGGGCTGTGCCTGGAGGTGGTCAGGAACAAGCACGAGTGTGAGCTGCAGGGAGCGCGCCAGCACCTGGAG AGCGAGAAGCTGCTGCTCTACGACAACATGCAGAGCGAGCTGCTGGAGCGCATCCAGCGCCTGGAGGATGATCGGCAGAGCATTGACATCACCTCGG AGTGGTGGGACGACAAGCTGCGCCCCAAGAACAGCCTCAAGAAGTGGGATCCCTTCCGGCCAGCCAAGAGGAAGAAAGCGCCGCTCGTGTCTG GCCCCTACATCGTCTACATGCTGCGCGACATCGACATCCTGGAAGACTGGACAGCCATCAAAAAG GCTAAAGCAGCTGTGTCCCCCCAGAAAAGAAAATCCGATG TGCTGGTGAAGGTGGAGAAGCCGGGAGCCCAGTTCTCAGCCCGCTGTGAGGACGGGCGGCTGCATTACGAGGGTGAGATCTACAGCAAAGGGCAGAGCGTCGTCCTGGAGGTCGGGGACGAGGCACCAGCACA GGCAGTGATCACAGCTGTCAGCACTGGGGAGGTCTGGCTGCGCCGGGAGGACGGCACCAAGACCAAAATCTACGTCTCACAGCTGCAGAAGGGCAAGTACTCGGTGCGCAAGGCCTGA
- the B4GAT1 gene encoding beta-1,4-glucuronyltransferase 1, with the protein MQGPARCSFFKALLWALALVALLQLLYLSLLSGLHGRQQRSRYSELFGGRRAEAPGRRSEQQKEQLKRALASGGRLDASGQYRIYTDMLGPPERAGRAPDLVLATHTSLSNLHQLQELVGRWQGPVSLAVFAPGPAEVRLATLMLYALGALCGPVRQLVRAHLVCHSGDLAAFPELEDRAEFARLKACGDVFAKLARAGAGRRNYALGANASYPNNLLRNVARRAAAGHYTLVLDVDMLPSEGLREAFLALAATLGGEGPGVFVVPAFEIRHTRRLPGAKAELLQLYQVGEIRPFYEELCPRCQAPTNYSHWLNLPLGSALSTAYTVEWRDPWEPFYISASSVPPYDERFKQYGFNRISQACELHVAGYSFSVLNNAFLVHKGFKVPSEFHAQKDAENQRNKVLFRQFKQELKLKYPGSLRRC; encoded by the exons ATGCAGGGCCCCGCCCGCTGCTCCTTCTTCAAGGCGCTGCTGTGGGCGCTGGCGCTggtggccctgctgcagctgctctacCTGTCCCTGCTCTCCGGGCTGCACGGCCGCCAGCAGCGCTCCCGCTACTCGGAGCTGTTCGGGGGCCGCCGCGCCGAGGCGCCCGGCCGCCGCAGCGAGCAGCAGAAGGAGCAGCTCAAGCGCGCCCTGGCCAGCGGCGGGCGGCTGGATGCCAGCGGCCAGTACCGGATCTACACGGACATGCTGGGGCCCCCGGAGCGGGCCGGCCGGGCGCCCGACCTGGTACTCGCCACCCACACCAGCCTGAGCAacctgcaccagctgcaggagctggtggggCGCTGGCAGGGCCCGGTCTCCCTGGCTGTCTTCGCGCCGGGACCCGCCGAGGTGCGGCTGGCCACGCTGATGCTCTACGCCCTGGGGGCGCTGTGCGGGCCCGTGCGGCAGCTGGTGAGGGCGCACCTGGTGTGCCACTCGGGGGACCTGGCCGCCTTCCCCGAGCTGGAGGACCGGGCGGAGTTTGCCCGGCTCAAGGCCTGCGGGGATGTCTTCGCCAAGCTggcccgggccggggcgggccgGCGGAACTATGCCCTGGGCGCCAACGCCTCCTACCCCAACAACCTGCTGCGCAACGTGGCACGGAGGGCAGCCGCTGGGCACTACACCCTGGTGCTGGACGTGGACATGCTGCCCAGCGAGGGGCTGCGCGAGGCCTTCCTGGCGCTGGCCGCCACCCTGGGTGGTGAGGGGCCGGGTGTCTTCGTGGTGCCCGCCTTTGAGATCCGGCACACTCGGCGCCTCCCGGGTGCCAAGGCCGAGCTGCTGCAGCTGTATCAAGTGGGGGAGATCCGGCCATTTTACGAGGAGCTCTGCCcacgctgccaggcccccaccAACTACTCGCATTGGCTGAACCTGCCTCTGGGCAGCGCCCTGAGCACTGCCTACACAGTGGAGTGGagggacccctgggagcccttcTACATCAGTGCCAGCTCTGTGCCACCCTATGACGAAAGATTCAAGCAGTATGGGTTCAACCGCATCAGCCAG GCATGTGAGCTCCATGTGGCTGGCTACAGTTTCTCAGTGTTGAACAATGCTTTCCTGGTGCACAAGGGCTTCAAGGTGCCGAGTGAGTTCCATGCACAGAAGGACGCCGAGAATCAGCGCAACAAGGTGCTCTTCCGCCAGTTCAAGCAGGAGCTGAAGCTGAAGTATCCTGGCTCACTGCGCCGATGCTGA